One Miscanthus floridulus cultivar M001 chromosome 11, ASM1932011v1, whole genome shotgun sequence DNA window includes the following coding sequences:
- the LOC136494343 gene encoding protein S40-4-like, with amino-acid sequence MAGTARSSAAAKHAYRMFAPSRGGAATRGPGAGAAEEFDESDVVWGSFGGGADSHSSPGAELQAAAGWARPIPTSRAGAGRKKPAVDGGGAAGSLPMNIPDWQKILGVEYRDHYHAGEWEPDADDDDGRARGGGAEMVPPHELAWRSRAASMSVHEGIGRTLKGRDLSRVRDAVWKKTGFEAD; translated from the coding sequence ATGGCCGGGACTGCGAGGTCGTCGGCGGCCGCGAAGCACGCGTACCGGATGTTCGCGCCGTCCAGGGGCGGCGCCGCGACTAGGggccccggcgccggcgccgcggagGAGTTCGACGAGTCGGACGTCGTCTGGGGCTCGTTCGGCGGCGGTGCGGACTCCCACTCCAGCCCCGGGGCCGAGCTGCAGGCCGCGGCCGGCTGGGCGCGCCCGATCCCCACCTCCCGCGCCGGGGCCGGGCGGAAGAAGCCCGCcgtggacggcggcggcgcggcggggtcGCTGCCGATGAACATACCGGACTGGCAGAAGATCCTCGGGGTCGAGTACCGGGACCACTACCACGCGGGCGAGTGGGAGCCTGacgcggacgacgacgacggcagggcgcgcggcggcggggcggagATGGTGCCGCCGCACGAGCTGGCGTGGCGCAGCCGGGCGGCGTCGATGTCGGTGCACGAGGGGATCGGCAGGACGCTCAAGGGGCGCGACCTCAGCCGGGTCCGGGACGCCGTCTGGAAGAAGACCGGCTTCGAGGCGGACTGA